A single region of the Microscilla marina ATCC 23134 genome encodes:
- the gldA gene encoding gliding motility-associated ABC transporter ATP-binding subunit GldA, which yields MSVVVSDLTKTFGVQNAVDQVSFEAQPGDIVGFLGPNGAGKSTTMKIITGYLPPTAGSVAVCGSDVTQNSMEVRKNIGYLPEHNPLYLDMYVKEYLRFIGALHGLKGRKLKQQVAAMVELCGLQREQHKKIGAISKGYRQRVGLAQSIIHDPKVLILDEPTTGLDPNQIVEIREVIKNIGQAKTVIFSTHIMQEVQAMCNRVIIINLGKIVADGNVDSLKAMQNKANAFITEFKEEIDWKLIGELEGVIEVQPLGGGKYKVFAQPETDVRPLMFELAKTHHWTLVGLQQQENTLEDVFQNLTK from the coding sequence ATGTCAGTTGTTGTTAGCGATCTTACCAAAACTTTTGGCGTTCAGAATGCTGTAGACCAGGTGTCGTTTGAGGCACAACCGGGTGACATTGTAGGTTTTTTAGGACCCAATGGAGCCGGAAAGTCTACCACCATGAAAATAATCACTGGCTATTTGCCCCCTACTGCGGGTAGTGTAGCAGTGTGTGGATCTGACGTGACCCAAAACTCAATGGAAGTACGCAAAAACATTGGCTACCTGCCCGAACACAACCCCTTGTATTTAGACATGTACGTCAAAGAGTATTTGCGTTTTATTGGGGCCTTGCACGGTTTAAAAGGACGCAAGCTCAAACAGCAAGTAGCTGCTATGGTAGAGTTGTGCGGGTTGCAACGCGAACAACACAAAAAAATAGGGGCCATCTCTAAAGGGTATCGCCAAAGGGTAGGGCTGGCACAGTCTATCATTCACGATCCCAAAGTACTTATTTTAGATGAGCCTACCACTGGGCTTGATCCCAACCAAATTGTAGAAATACGTGAGGTGATTAAAAACATTGGGCAAGCAAAAACAGTCATTTTTTCTACCCACATTATGCAAGAGGTACAAGCTATGTGCAACCGGGTGATCATTATAAACCTGGGCAAAATAGTAGCCGATGGCAACGTAGACTCGCTTAAGGCAATGCAAAATAAAGCCAATGCTTTTATTACCGAATTTAAAGAAGAGATCGACTGGAAACTCATTGGTGAGCTTGAAGGTGTCATAGAGGTACAACCATTGGGTGGTGGTAAATACAAAGTGTTTGCCCAACCAGAAACAGACGTGCGCCCGCTCATGTTTGAACTTGCCAAAACCCATCACTGG
- a CDS encoding serine hydrolase domain-containing protein, translating to MRKIELLMLFVALILTVSCKKEDDTEPTNNSQQSFSELETKIVGEMTKESINGLSAFIIKGNETVWIKGFGKADVANNKEVSKDTPFMLGSVSKAVTSIVLLTLYDAGKFKLDDNINDYLPFKVINPHHPNETITFKMLLAHAGSINDAGYDELDDSKIYTFGGDTSLDLGEFLKDYLVDGGKYYSTDSYTKDKPGAGFKYSNVGSALCGYLAEAISGEKFSDYSKKVLFTPLGMNNTGWWLKDVNIDQVAIPYQNDGTAIQHYTFVDYPNGQLRSSVEDMSKLMLMFMQQGTLNGQKILESTTVDLIKARAGFVDSSNFGLSWYYDKTSAGDEILGHNGSERGVQTEFFLDTKSGVGVMVTANKTTSLVSIRDLLFEEAKK from the coding sequence ATGAGAAAAATTGAACTACTCATGCTTTTTGTAGCATTGATTTTAACTGTTTCTTGTAAAAAAGAAGATGACACAGAACCTACCAATAATTCACAGCAGAGTTTCAGTGAATTGGAAACCAAAATTGTAGGTGAAATGACAAAAGAGTCGATTAATGGACTTTCCGCATTTATTATTAAAGGAAATGAAACTGTTTGGATCAAAGGATTTGGAAAAGCAGACGTAGCTAATAATAAAGAGGTAAGCAAAGATACCCCTTTTATGTTGGGGTCTGTTTCTAAAGCAGTAACGAGTATTGTTTTATTGACTTTATATGATGCCGGAAAATTTAAATTAGACGATAACATCAACGATTACCTCCCTTTTAAGGTAATAAATCCCCATCATCCAAACGAAACCATTACTTTTAAAATGCTGTTAGCCCACGCCGGGTCAATTAACGATGCTGGTTATGACGAGTTAGACGATAGTAAAATATATACATTTGGTGGAGATACCTCGCTTGATTTGGGGGAGTTTCTGAAAGATTATTTGGTAGACGGTGGGAAATATTACAGCACTGATTCATACACAAAAGACAAACCAGGTGCGGGCTTTAAATACTCAAACGTGGGTTCTGCTTTATGTGGGTATTTAGCAGAAGCCATTTCAGGAGAAAAGTTTAGCGATTACTCTAAAAAAGTACTTTTTACCCCATTAGGGATGAACAATACAGGATGGTGGCTAAAAGATGTAAACATAGACCAGGTAGCCATTCCTTATCAAAACGATGGTACAGCCATTCAGCATTATACTTTTGTCGATTATCCCAATGGACAACTCAGAAGTAGTGTAGAAGATATGAGTAAGCTGATGTTAATGTTTATGCAACAAGGCACGCTGAATGGTCAAAAAATATTGGAAAGCACTACAGTAGACTTGATTAAAGCCAGGGCAGGCTTTGTAGATAGCTCAAACTTTGGGTTGAGTTGGTATTATGATAAAACCAGCGCAGGAGATGAAATATTGGGGCATAATGGATCGGAAAGAGGAGTGCAGACAGAATTCTTTTTGGATACTAAAAGTGGAGTAGGGGTGATGGTAACCGCCAACAAAACCACTTCTTTGGTAAGTATTCGTGATTTGCTTTTCGAGGAAGCCAAAAAATAA
- a CDS encoding D-2-hydroxyacid dehydrogenase, whose translation MKIVVVDGHALNPGDLDWTPFEAFGEVTVYARTPQEKLVERCQNADIVLTNKARFDSATLLQLTHLKYIGVLATGYDLIDLKTAKASNIVVTNIPAYGDVAVAQHTFALMLELINRVSLHDQSVKSGEWAKNPDWCYWKAPFHTLNGMRLGIIGFGKIGRKVAEVAKAFGMRMFYNNLSKKTNIYAQYAEKEEIFEKCDIVTLHLPLDKDNKGFVNKELLSRMQSSALLINTSRGGLINEQDLADALNSGQIAGAGLDVLATEPPQADHPLFKAKNVLITPHMAWGAVESRNALMNEALDNVKNFVEGTPQNVVNE comes from the coding sequence ATGAAAATAGTAGTTGTAGACGGGCACGCCCTCAATCCGGGAGACTTAGACTGGACCCCCTTTGAGGCTTTTGGTGAAGTAACCGTATATGCCCGCACCCCCCAGGAAAAACTCGTAGAGCGTTGCCAAAACGCCGACATTGTGCTTACCAACAAGGCAAGGTTTGACAGTGCCACTTTGTTGCAACTTACCCACCTCAAATACATTGGTGTATTGGCCACCGGGTACGACCTGATTGACCTGAAAACAGCCAAAGCAAGCAATATTGTGGTCACCAATATTCCGGCGTATGGCGATGTGGCAGTAGCCCAGCATACCTTTGCCTTGATGCTTGAGCTCATCAACCGGGTAAGCCTGCACGACCAAAGTGTAAAAAGTGGCGAATGGGCGAAAAACCCTGACTGGTGCTATTGGAAAGCCCCCTTTCATACCCTCAACGGGATGCGACTAGGCATCATTGGTTTTGGTAAAATAGGGCGCAAGGTGGCTGAAGTAGCAAAGGCTTTTGGCATGCGTATGTTTTATAACAATCTATCGAAAAAAACCAATATATACGCTCAGTATGCCGAAAAGGAAGAAATATTCGAAAAATGCGACATTGTTACATTGCATTTGCCCTTAGATAAAGACAATAAGGGATTTGTAAACAAAGAGTTGCTAAGCCGCATGCAATCTTCTGCCTTGCTTATCAATACCTCCCGAGGGGGACTTATCAACGAGCAAGACCTGGCCGATGCGCTTAACAGTGGGCAAATAGCGGGTGCCGGGCTCGATGTATTGGCTACCGAGCCTCCCCAAGCCGACCACCCTTTATTTAAAGCCAAAAATGTACTCATTACCCCACACATGGCGTGGGGGGCGGTAGAGTCGCGCAATGCTTTGATGAATGAGGCGCTTGACAACGTAAAAAACTTTGTAGAAGGTACTCCACAAAATGTAGTGAACGAGTAA